Proteins encoded within one genomic window of Thiothrix litoralis:
- the purE gene encoding 5-(carboxyamino)imidazole ribonucleotide mutase encodes MTQPSSVVVVGVVMGSNSDWPVMSKAVEQLEKFGIAHEYRVVSAHRTPDLLFEYAETARERGLKCIIAGAGGAAHLPGMLAAKTTLPVLGVPVTSRALNGIDSLYSIVQMPKGVPVATFAIGEAGAANAALFAVAMLANENPELAAKLTQFRDEQRRQAMNMKLPPET; translated from the coding sequence ATGACTCAACCCAGTTCGGTGGTCGTAGTAGGGGTTGTCATGGGAAGCAACAGCGATTGGCCTGTCATGTCCAAAGCGGTTGAACAACTGGAAAAGTTTGGTATTGCCCACGAATACCGCGTCGTTTCCGCCCATAGAACACCCGATTTGCTGTTTGAATACGCGGAAACCGCCCGCGAACGTGGCCTGAAATGCATTATTGCGGGTGCAGGCGGCGCTGCGCACTTACCCGGCATGTTGGCAGCGAAAACCACCCTCCCAGTACTCGGCGTACCGGTGACGAGTCGTGCCTTAAACGGGATTGATTCACTGTACTCCATCGTGCAGATGCCCAAAGGTGTCCCGGTTGCGACGTTTGCGATTGGCGAAGCCGGTGCGGCGAATGCTGCTTTGTTTGCTGTCGCCATGTTAGCGAACGAAAACCCGGAATTGGCGGCGAAACTCACGCAGTTCCGCGATGAACAGCGGCGTCAAGCCATGAACATGAAACTTCCACCCGAAACCTGA
- a CDS encoding MBL fold metallo-hydrolase: MQYLTIPVTAFQQNCSLIWCETTRECAFVDPGGDTDQLMAAVNKQGLKPVGVFLTHAHLDHVGGTMALAKHYQIPVSGPHEADKYWLDALPVQAKQFGLPHCEAFVPDTWLQEGDTLRFGQQQLEIIHTPGHTPGHVVLFHREAGVAFVGDVLFNGSIGRSDFPGGNHQQLIQSIKLKLWPLGDDVIVIPGHGPTTTIGEERRHNSFIP; encoded by the coding sequence ATGCAATATCTCACCATTCCGGTTACGGCCTTTCAACAAAATTGCAGCCTTATCTGGTGCGAAACCACGCGGGAATGCGCGTTTGTCGACCCCGGTGGTGACACCGACCAGTTGATGGCAGCGGTAAATAAGCAGGGTTTGAAACCTGTTGGCGTCTTCCTGACCCATGCGCATCTGGATCATGTGGGCGGCACGATGGCACTGGCTAAGCATTACCAGATTCCCGTTTCAGGCCCACACGAGGCGGATAAGTATTGGCTGGATGCGCTGCCCGTGCAGGCCAAACAGTTTGGTTTGCCACATTGTGAGGCTTTCGTGCCGGATACGTGGTTGCAGGAGGGGGATACCTTACGGTTTGGGCAACAACAACTGGAGATTATCCATACCCCCGGACACACGCCCGGTCATGTGGTGTTGTTCCATCGGGAAGCGGGGGTGGCGTTTGTGGGGGATGTGTTGTTCAACGGTTCTATCGGGCGCAGTGACTTTCCGGGCGGGAACCATCAGCAGCTTATTCAGTCTATAAAGCTTAAGTTGTGGCCACTGGGTGATGATGTTATCGTCATTCCGGGTCATGGGCCAACCACGACCATCGGCGAAGAGCGCCGCCACAACTCCTTTATCCCGTAA
- a CDS encoding SirB2 family protein: MDTNMLIVKVHAIVALLSVVVYLIRGFWMLTNNPAVTGKAALASASLSMLLLLGTGLWLALISTAHGVDSFVIIKAVGLIVYVVLGVIALKPGLSKATATILWLAGLATFIYTFLYAKGIAPAVL, translated from the coding sequence ATGGATACCAACATGCTGATAGTCAAAGTACACGCCATCGTTGCCTTACTTTCGGTCGTCGTTTACTTGATTCGGGGATTTTGGATGTTGACCAACAACCCGGCAGTGACCGGCAAAGCAGCGCTCGCTAGTGCTTCGTTATCCATGCTGCTTCTGCTGGGGACGGGGTTGTGGCTGGCGCTGATCAGTACGGCTCATGGCGTTGATAGTTTTGTCATCATTAAAGCGGTGGGTCTGATCGTGTACGTTGTACTCGGTGTGATTGCGCTAAAACCAGGTTTAAGCAAAGCGACAGCAACGATCTTGTGGTTGGCTGGCCTTGCGACCTTTATCTACACCTTTTTATATGCCAAAGGCATAGCACCGGCGGTACTTTAA
- a CDS encoding phosphoribosylaminoimidazolesuccinocarboxamide synthase — translation MNTSSHLNSVFETHITSLPLIARGKVRDIYAVDEQHMLIVTTDRLSAFDVIMPTPIPQKGVILTQVANFWFGLLQDVIPNHLSTLTLDDLTLTAAEKAELQGRSIIVKRLKPLPVEAIVRGYLIGSGWKDYQQTGAVCGIELPAGLQMADRLPEAIFTPSSKADVGDHDINISFAEMQARIGADLAEQVRSVSLELYHQASAYALKRGIIIADTKFEFGLDADGKLVLIDEILTPDSSRFWPADQYKPGISPPSFDKQFVRDYLETLDWGKVAPGPELPAEIIDKTAAKYREVADLITK, via the coding sequence ATGAACACAAGCAGCCATCTGAACAGCGTTTTTGAGACGCACATTACTTCCCTTCCCCTGATTGCGCGGGGCAAAGTCCGTGATATTTACGCGGTGGATGAACAGCACATGCTGATTGTCACCACGGATCGCCTATCAGCCTTCGATGTCATCATGCCGACGCCGATCCCGCAGAAGGGGGTAATCCTCACGCAGGTAGCCAACTTCTGGTTCGGTTTACTGCAAGACGTGATCCCCAATCACCTAAGCACCCTGACGCTGGATGATTTGACGCTGACGGCGGCTGAAAAAGCCGAGCTGCAAGGCCGCAGCATTATTGTGAAACGCCTCAAACCCTTGCCGGTGGAAGCGATTGTGCGCGGCTACCTGATCGGCTCCGGCTGGAAGGATTACCAGCAAACCGGCGCAGTGTGCGGCATTGAATTACCTGCCGGTTTGCAAATGGCCGACCGTTTGCCTGAGGCGATTTTCACCCCTTCCAGCAAAGCCGACGTGGGTGATCACGACATCAACATCAGCTTTGCCGAGATGCAGGCGCGGATTGGCGCAGACCTCGCCGAACAAGTGCGCAGCGTCAGTTTGGAACTGTACCACCAAGCGTCAGCATACGCGCTCAAACGCGGCATTATTATTGCCGACACCAAGTTTGAGTTCGGGCTGGATGCGGATGGCAAGCTGGTGCTGATTGACGAAATCCTCACCCCGGATTCTTCGCGCTTCTGGCCTGCTGATCAGTACAAACCCGGCATTAGTCCGCCATCGTTTGACAAACAATTCGTGCGGGATTATTTAGAAACACTGGATTGGGGGAAGGTTGCGCCAGGGCCTGAGTTGCCCGCTGAAATTATTGACAAAACTGCCGCCAAATACCGTGAAGTTGCCGATTTAATTACAAAATAA
- a CDS encoding ABC-F family ATPase: protein MLVAANVTIQFGAKPLFDNVSVKFGDGNRYGLIGANGSGKSTFMKILCGLQEATAGNVSKDPHERIAYLRQDQFGFEDVRVLDVVLMGHEEMWKVMSAKDAIYANPDATEDDYMKAADLEGQFAEMDGYTAESRAGELLMAVGIPIEQHNGPMSQVAPGWKLRVLLCQALFANPDILLLDEPTNNLDINTIRWLEETLNNRDSTMIIISHDRHFLNQVCTHTADLDFGKIQIYSGNYDDFMEASTQARERQANANAKAKDRILELQDFVRRFSANKSKAKQATSRRKLIEKLKPEDIKPSSRQYPWIRFEYDEKERLHRFAVEVENLTFGYEGMDKPLIKNFSFAIEAGEKVGIIGENGVGKTTLLKLLEGQLQPQTGSIKWAEKVRISTYEQDHEDDFKSDISLTDWMADYVRKSGYEGEDAETQNRGTLGRLLFGGDTVKKPVRVLSGGEKGRMIFGKMMLSRTNVMLMDEPTNHLDMESIESLNGGLDRYDGTLMFVSHDRVFVGSLATRIFDVKGDGTIVDYRGTYDEYLSSQGLE, encoded by the coding sequence GTGCTAGTTGCTGCCAATGTCACCATCCAGTTTGGTGCTAAACCACTATTCGATAATGTTTCCGTCAAATTTGGCGACGGCAACCGCTACGGCCTGATCGGTGCGAACGGGTCGGGCAAATCCACCTTCATGAAAATTTTGTGCGGCTTGCAAGAAGCAACCGCAGGCAACGTTTCCAAAGACCCGCACGAACGCATCGCCTATTTGCGCCAAGACCAGTTCGGTTTTGAAGACGTGCGCGTGCTCGACGTGGTACTGATGGGGCACGAGGAAATGTGGAAGGTCATGTCTGCCAAAGACGCGATTTACGCCAACCCCGACGCGACCGAAGACGATTACATGAAAGCGGCGGATCTCGAAGGTCAGTTCGCGGAAATGGATGGCTACACCGCCGAATCCCGTGCTGGTGAACTGCTGATGGCGGTCGGTATTCCCATCGAACAGCACAATGGCCCGATGAGCCAAGTAGCCCCCGGTTGGAAATTGCGCGTCTTGCTGTGCCAAGCCCTGTTCGCCAACCCTGATATTTTGTTGCTGGACGAACCGACCAACAACCTCGACATCAACACCATCCGCTGGTTGGAAGAAACGCTCAATAACCGCGATTCCACCATGATCATCATCTCGCATGACCGGCACTTTTTGAACCAAGTGTGTACGCATACCGCCGACCTGGACTTCGGTAAAATCCAGATTTACTCCGGCAACTACGATGATTTCATGGAGGCTTCTACCCAAGCCCGTGAGCGCCAAGCCAATGCCAACGCCAAGGCCAAAGACCGCATTCTGGAATTGCAAGATTTCGTGCGGCGCTTCTCTGCCAACAAGTCCAAAGCCAAGCAGGCGACCAGCCGTCGTAAGCTGATCGAGAAACTCAAGCCGGAAGACATCAAGCCGTCCAGCCGTCAATACCCGTGGATTCGCTTCGAGTATGACGAAAAAGAACGCCTGCACCGTTTCGCGGTGGAAGTCGAAAACCTCACCTTCGGCTACGAGGGTATGGATAAGCCGCTGATCAAAAACTTCAGCTTCGCCATCGAAGCGGGTGAAAAAGTCGGCATCATCGGCGAAAACGGCGTGGGTAAAACCACCCTGCTCAAACTGCTTGAAGGCCAGTTGCAGCCACAAACAGGCAGCATCAAATGGGCGGAAAAAGTACGCATTTCCACCTACGAGCAAGACCACGAAGACGACTTCAAAAGTGACATCAGCCTCACTGACTGGATGGCCGATTACGTGCGTAAAAGTGGCTACGAAGGCGAAGACGCCGAAACCCAAAACCGTGGCACACTCGGCCGCTTACTGTTCGGTGGCGATACCGTGAAAAAGCCGGTGCGCGTGTTATCGGGTGGTGAAAAAGGCCGAATGATTTTCGGCAAAATGATGTTGTCACGCACCAATGTCATGTTGATGGATGAACCTACCAACCACTTGGACATGGAATCCATCGAATCCCTCAATGGCGGTTTGGATCGCTACGATGGCACGTTGATGTTCGTGTCGCATGACCGGGTATTCGTTGGCTCACTGGCGACGCGTATTTTCGACGTCAAAGGCGACGGCACGATTGTCGATTACCGTGGTACTTACGACGAGTATCTGAGCAGCCAAGGGCTGGAATAG
- a CDS encoding S8 family peptidase translates to MPVLRLLPLTLLAPILFLAACSPTEYKVIGKTNNSPACQLSSSICVTTPVFRRVDYAKDEMLLTYDSQQPAEKADAVLKKYKLRAKRSDNLDSISTTLITAATNGQDPYDLVKSIKSSEKDVDASTSNFYTTSAFNRTDAQAYPLGLTGVQTVRQRTGGNGVVIGMIDTPIDITHTAFGPNVQRLNMIPAGNDSNQLHGTEVAGIIASKNPRIGIAPDAKLIAISAFSTNASNPDERSSNSGLVARALQLAMDQGVQILNLSFAGGSDPVVDKLVQAALRKGIIVVASAGNSGPGAAPAYPAAIPGVIAVTAVDKRESIFSRANRGNYIALSAPGVGVLTTAPRGAFQVSTGTSLATAHVTGVIALLKSLNPNFNPEVLNTTATDLGNPGRDSDYGYGLINTVRALNLP, encoded by the coding sequence ATGCCAGTACTGCGCCTTCTTCCGCTCACCCTCCTTGCCCCCATCCTGTTCCTTGCCGCTTGCAGCCCCACAGAATACAAAGTTATTGGCAAAACCAACAATTCCCCCGCTTGCCAGCTCAGCAGCAGCATTTGCGTGACCACCCCCGTCTTTCGCCGGGTCGATTACGCCAAGGATGAAATGCTGCTTACCTATGACAGCCAGCAACCCGCCGAGAAGGCAGATGCCGTGCTGAAAAAATATAAATTACGCGCCAAGCGTAGCGATAATCTGGATTCCATCAGCACCACCCTGATTACCGCTGCCACCAATGGGCAAGACCCGTATGATCTGGTTAAATCCATCAAAAGCAGTGAAAAAGACGTAGATGCCAGCACCAGCAACTTCTACACAACATCAGCCTTTAACAGGACAGATGCGCAAGCTTATCCCCTTGGCCTGACCGGCGTGCAAACAGTACGGCAACGCACTGGCGGAAACGGTGTTGTCATCGGCATGATTGACACTCCCATTGATATTACGCACACAGCGTTTGGGCCTAACGTACAGCGCCTGAATATGATCCCCGCTGGTAACGACAGCAACCAATTGCATGGCACAGAAGTCGCAGGCATTATTGCCAGCAAAAATCCGCGTATTGGCATTGCACCCGATGCCAAATTGATTGCCATCAGCGCGTTCAGCACCAATGCCAGCAATCCTGATGAACGTAGCAGTAATTCCGGGTTGGTCGCACGCGCCTTGCAACTGGCGATGGATCAAGGGGTGCAAATCCTCAACTTGAGTTTTGCGGGCGGCTCCGACCCCGTGGTCGACAAATTGGTGCAAGCAGCGCTTCGAAAAGGCATTATCGTTGTGGCTTCCGCCGGAAATAGCGGGCCCGGCGCAGCACCCGCCTATCCAGCAGCCATACCGGGCGTCATTGCCGTGACCGCCGTGGACAAACGCGAAAGCATCTTCAGCCGCGCCAACCGTGGTAATTATATTGCCTTGTCTGCACCCGGCGTAGGCGTTTTAACCACCGCACCACGGGGTGCATTTCAGGTATCCACTGGCACATCTCTAGCAACGGCGCACGTCACTGGGGTCATCGCCTTGTTGAAATCCCTCAACCCAAACTTCAACCCTGAAGTGTTAAACACCACTGCCACTGATCTGGGCAATCCGGGGCGTGACAGTGATTACGGCTATGGCCTGATCAATACCGTGCGGGCGCTCAACCTACCCTAA
- a CDS encoding class I SAM-dependent methyltransferase: MADIPYSKSLRDDIRFDAELCGNRFTFLSTWGIFSPREIDDGTDLLLKYLEINPTDDCFDLGCGYGPVGLVMAKLAPQGQTLMVDKDFMAVEYANRNAGVNKLANARAMLSNGFQHIDKDARFDVIASNIPAKVGKEMMSILLHDMKHHLKPGGRVYLVTINGLREYMKRNLKEVFGNFDKLKQGQSYTVSYAEKHK; the protein is encoded by the coding sequence ATGGCTGATATTCCTTATTCTAAAAGCTTGCGGGATGATATCCGCTTTGATGCTGAGTTGTGCGGTAATCGTTTTACCTTTCTATCAACGTGGGGGATTTTTTCACCACGTGAAATTGATGACGGCACGGACTTGTTGCTGAAATATCTGGAAATCAACCCGACCGACGATTGTTTCGACCTTGGTTGCGGCTATGGTCCCGTCGGTCTGGTGATGGCAAAACTGGCTCCACAAGGCCAGACCCTGATGGTCGACAAGGATTTCATGGCAGTGGAATACGCTAACCGCAATGCAGGCGTGAACAAACTGGCCAATGCTCGCGCGATGCTGAGCAACGGTTTTCAGCATATCGACAAGGATGCCCGTTTTGATGTGATCGCTTCCAACATTCCGGCGAAGGTTGGTAAGGAAATGATGAGCATTTTGTTGCACGATATGAAGCACCACCTCAAACCGGGCGGGCGCGTGTATTTGGTGACGATCAATGGTTTGCGCGAATACATGAAGCGTAATCTGAAAGAAGTGTTCGGTAATTTCGACAAGCTCAAGCAAGGCCAGTCGTATACCGTGTCGTATGCGGAGAAGCACAAGTAG
- the hemF gene encoding oxygen-dependent coproporphyrinogen oxidase has product MSHVDIAAVKTYLLALQDDICSQLAAEDGGATFMEDAWDRPGGGGGRTRVISNGAVFEQGGVNFSHVFGDKLPPSATAQRPELAGRSFQALGVSLVIHPHNPLVPTSHANVRFFVAEKEGEEPVWWFGGGFDLTPYYGFEEDCIDWHRTAKAACDPFGEDVYARYKHWCDEYFFLKHRNEPRGIGGLFFDDLNEWGFDTTFAFMRSVGDSYINAYRPIVSKRKGLAFTETQRDFQLYRRGRYVEFNLVYDRGTLFGLQSGGRTESILMSLPPLVKWRYAWHPEAGSEEARLYSDFLRHRDWLAEA; this is encoded by the coding sequence ATGTCGCACGTGGATATTGCCGCCGTCAAAACCTACTTGCTGGCCTTGCAGGATGATATTTGTAGCCAGTTAGCCGCCGAGGATGGCGGGGCAACCTTCATGGAAGATGCGTGGGATCGTCCCGGTGGCGGCGGTGGGCGTACTCGCGTGATCAGCAATGGCGCGGTGTTTGAACAAGGCGGCGTCAACTTTTCACACGTGTTTGGTGACAAACTGCCACCTTCTGCGACGGCGCAACGCCCGGAATTGGCGGGGCGCAGTTTTCAGGCGTTGGGGGTTTCCTTGGTGATTCACCCACATAACCCTTTAGTGCCGACATCACACGCCAATGTACGCTTTTTCGTTGCAGAAAAGGAAGGCGAGGAACCGGTGTGGTGGTTTGGTGGCGGTTTCGACCTGACCCCGTATTACGGTTTCGAGGAAGATTGCATCGACTGGCATCGCACCGCGAAAGCAGCTTGCGACCCCTTTGGGGAAGATGTGTATGCGCGTTACAAGCACTGGTGTGATGAATACTTCTTCCTCAAGCACCGCAATGAACCGCGCGGGATCGGCGGCCTGTTTTTCGATGACCTGAATGAATGGGGTTTCGATACCACCTTTGCCTTCATGCGCAGCGTGGGCGATAGTTATATCAACGCTTACCGCCCCATCGTCAGCAAGCGTAAAGGCTTGGCATTCACCGAAACCCAGCGCGACTTCCAGCTTTACCGCCGAGGGCGTTACGTGGAATTCAATCTGGTCTATGACCGGGGCACTTTGTTTGGCCTGCAATCCGGTGGGCGCACTGAATCCATTCTGATGTCACTGCCTCCACTGGTGAAATGGCGTTACGCTTGGCACCCGGAAGCGGGCAGTGAAGAAGCTCGCCTTTACAGCGACTTTTTACGCCATCGTGACTGGTTGGCGGAAGCCTGA
- a CDS encoding sigma-70 family RNA polymerase sigma factor — translation MALISQRDQQAFSQLYLRYQPKLVKYCARVLRDDVAQAADLVDEAMFDVWRSAENFAGRSKVSTWIYSIARNKVVSWLRKTSEITLDDESILDSMIDPAASPHEELALDDMKQQLLRLMDQLTEEHREVIRLTYFEDKSVKEVANILDISDNTVKTRMFYARKRLAQLLEKAGIVGFDL, via the coding sequence ATGGCGCTCATTAGCCAAAGGGATCAACAGGCATTCAGTCAGTTATACCTGAGATACCAGCCCAAGCTGGTTAAGTATTGCGCAAGAGTATTGCGTGATGATGTTGCTCAGGCCGCAGATCTGGTGGATGAGGCCATGTTTGATGTTTGGCGGTCAGCGGAAAATTTTGCAGGCAGGTCTAAGGTATCGACCTGGATTTATTCGATTGCCCGCAACAAGGTTGTGTCGTGGTTACGTAAAACCTCGGAAATCACCTTGGATGATGAGTCTATACTGGATTCCATGATTGACCCTGCCGCCAGCCCTCACGAGGAGTTGGCATTGGATGATATGAAGCAGCAGTTGCTACGCCTGATGGATCAGTTAACGGAAGAACATCGTGAGGTTATCAGGCTGACCTATTTTGAAGACAAGTCGGTGAAGGAAGTGGCCAACATTCTGGATATTTCCGACAACACCGTCAAGACGCGCATGTTTTATGCCCGTAAGCGCCTGGCACAGTTGCTGGAAAAGGCAGGCATTGTTGGTTTTGACCTTTAA
- a CDS encoding class 1 fructose-bisphosphatase, with translation MYQIGTTLTQFILEEQRKHTGATGEFSCVLNDIALACKKIAALTSKGDLIGVLGSAGSENVQGEEQKKMDIITNDVMIEALSRGHAAALASEEMDEVYNLPGNVPRGHYLVTFDPLDGSSNMDVNVSVGTIFSIIKAPEGVENPTAADFMQPGTKQVAAGYCLYGPSAMMVLTTGKGVNMFTLDKDCGEFLLTREDVKIPADTKEFAINVSNQRYWEPPMQRYISECLQGVEGPRGKDFNMRWVASMVAEIHRILTRGGIFIYPMDSKMKASGKTGKLRLLYEANPMGFIVEQAGGLATTAYTRIMELQPTDLHQRVPVVMGSRNEVELVTSYHNQA, from the coding sequence ATGTACCAAATTGGCACCACACTCACACAATTCATCCTCGAAGAACAACGTAAACACACCGGCGCAACGGGCGAGTTCAGTTGCGTACTGAACGACATTGCACTGGCCTGCAAGAAAATTGCGGCCTTGACCAGCAAGGGCGACCTCATCGGCGTGCTGGGTTCCGCCGGTTCCGAGAACGTGCAGGGCGAGGAACAGAAGAAAATGGACATCATCACCAATGACGTGATGATTGAAGCACTTTCCCGTGGACACGCAGCGGCACTGGCCTCCGAAGAAATGGATGAAGTGTATAACTTGCCCGGTAATGTTCCTCGCGGTCACTATTTAGTAACGTTCGACCCGCTGGATGGCTCTTCCAACATGGACGTGAATGTATCGGTTGGTACGATTTTCTCCATTATCAAAGCGCCTGAAGGCGTGGAAAACCCGACCGCTGCCGATTTCATGCAGCCGGGAACCAAGCAGGTCGCAGCAGGCTATTGCCTGTATGGCCCTTCCGCCATGATGGTACTGACCACCGGTAAGGGCGTGAACATGTTCACCTTGGACAAGGATTGCGGCGAATTCTTGCTAACCCGCGAAGACGTGAAAATCCCGGCCGACACCAAGGAATTTGCCATCAACGTTTCCAACCAGCGTTACTGGGAACCGCCCATGCAGCGTTACATCAGCGAATGCCTGCAAGGCGTTGAAGGCCCGCGTGGCAAAGACTTCAATATGCGCTGGGTTGCCTCCATGGTCGCTGAGATTCACCGCATCCTGACCCGTGGCGGCATTTTCATCTACCCGATGGACTCCAAAATGAAAGCATCAGGTAAAACCGGCAAGCTGCGCCTATTGTACGAAGCTAACCCAATGGGTTTCATCGTTGAACAGGCTGGCGGCCTAGCGACCACGGCTTACACCCGCATTATGGAACTTCAGCCAACTGACCTACACCAACGTGTACCCGTGGTAATGGGTTCACGTAATGAAGTGGAATTGGTCACGAGCTACCATAACCAAGCATAA
- a CDS encoding CAP domain-containing protein, translating to MRNIAMLSLTLLLTACGGSSSSSTSPPVATTATASTTPLSPASEPESMTGMLETHNQVRADVAVLPLTWSSTMSSYAQEWATHLANENGCQMQHRSAAGMNTLGVGENLFWASPLTSTNSPPTLQAITPTYVANDWSSEKIDYNYDTNTCTDGKICGHYTQIVWKNTTEVGCAMAICPDNGQIWVCNYNPPGNYTGQKPY from the coding sequence GTGCGTAATATTGCAATGCTGAGCCTGACGCTGTTGCTAACAGCGTGCGGCGGTTCTTCTAGTTCATCTACCTCCCCCCCGGTAGCGACAACTGCGACAGCATCCACCACTCCCCTTTCACCTGCCTCAGAACCTGAGTCCATGACGGGAATGTTGGAAACTCATAATCAAGTACGGGCTGATGTTGCTGTTTTGCCACTTACATGGTCTAGCACCATGAGCAGCTATGCGCAGGAATGGGCAACTCATCTGGCCAACGAAAATGGTTGTCAAATGCAGCACCGTTCCGCTGCGGGCATGAATACCTTGGGCGTTGGCGAGAACCTTTTCTGGGCGAGTCCGCTAACATCGACCAATAGCCCTCCGACCCTACAGGCCATTACCCCTACCTACGTTGCCAATGACTGGAGTAGTGAAAAGATTGATTATAATTACGATACCAATACCTGTACTGATGGCAAAATTTGTGGGCATTACACTCAGATAGTGTGGAAAAATACCACGGAAGTTGGTTGCGCCATGGCTATTTGCCCCGATAATGGTCAGATTTGGGTATGTAATTACAATCCACCGGGCAATTATACCGGGCAGAAACCTTATTAG
- a CDS encoding 5-(carboxyamino)imidazole ribonucleotide synthase gives MTLLPGSTIGMLGGGQLGRMFTVAARTLGYRVIILEPDFQSPAAQLADDHLIAAYDDETALAAFGQRCDVITTEFENIPAQTLEFLAQFCPVRPSAHAVQMAQDRRVEKEFVRACGLLPVPFAAIHTVADILAAPSSIQFPAILKTARMGYDGKGQMTVHSVAEAEAAFAQLGGVACVLEQRVELACEISVILARSVGGEVRCFPVAENEHRNGILHQSIVPARVDAALAQAAQAAATRLADKLDFVGVMAVEFFVTRQGELLVNEMAPRTHNSGHYTLDACVTSQFEQQVRMVCELPFGDTRLLSPVVMVNMLGDLWHDTHPDWLALLQSPKTKLHLYGKHEARPGRKMGHYCTLASELDEALVAADRIFQQLQ, from the coding sequence ATGACACTACTTCCCGGCTCAACCATCGGAATGCTCGGCGGCGGGCAACTTGGGCGCATGTTTACTGTTGCGGCTCGTACCCTCGGCTACCGCGTCATTATTCTGGAACCCGATTTCCAAAGCCCGGCTGCCCAGCTTGCTGATGATCACCTTATTGCCGCTTACGACGATGAAACGGCACTGGCGGCCTTCGGGCAACGTTGCGATGTGATCACCACTGAATTTGAGAATATTCCAGCGCAAACGCTGGAGTTCCTGGCGCAATTCTGCCCGGTACGCCCTTCCGCTCATGCGGTGCAAATGGCGCAAGACCGCAGGGTGGAGAAGGAATTCGTGCGAGCCTGTGGCTTGTTGCCCGTGCCATTTGCAGCGATCCATACGGTGGCGGATATTCTGGCAGCACCATCTAGCATCCAATTCCCCGCCATTCTCAAAACGGCACGCATGGGGTACGACGGCAAAGGCCAGATGACGGTGCATTCGGTTGCGGAAGCCGAAGCCGCTTTTGCGCAATTGGGCGGTGTTGCTTGCGTGTTGGAGCAGCGGGTGGAACTGGCGTGCGAAATTTCCGTGATCCTTGCCCGCAGTGTGGGCGGCGAGGTGCGTTGCTTCCCGGTCGCAGAAAACGAACACCGTAATGGCATTTTGCACCAGAGCATTGTGCCCGCACGGGTCGATGCCGCATTGGCACAAGCCGCACAAGCGGCTGCCACCCGTCTCGCCGACAAGCTCGATTTTGTTGGGGTGATGGCGGTGGAATTCTTTGTTACCCGCCAAGGCGAATTGCTGGTGAATGAAATGGCACCGCGTACCCATAACAGCGGGCATTACACCCTTGATGCTTGCGTCACCTCACAATTTGAACAGCAAGTGCGCATGGTCTGCGAGTTGCCTTTTGGGGATACGCGTCTGTTGTCCCCGGTGGTGATGGTCAATATGCTGGGTGATTTATGGCACGATACGCACCCCGACTGGTTGGCTTTGCTACAAAGCCCCAAGACCAAGCTACACTTGTACGGTAAACACGAAGCCCGCCCCGGTCGTAAGATGGGGCATTATTGCACCCTAGCCAGTGAGCTTGATGAGGCTTTAGTGGCAGCGGATCGGATTTTCCAACAATTGCAATAA